One genomic segment of Rubripirellula amarantea includes these proteins:
- a CDS encoding Clp protease N-terminal domain-containing protein, producing MTIDDQRIDAILVISRPERATDRSRTSIRLAVESADEFADSCVDSCHILCGLLREGQGVASHILRRQFDMTLESLDAAMVARSRIDNPDELVIAPDVKIVMDSTLDFATRLNHSYFGTEHLLAGVIASSTQSAMLLETLGLTHDAIEHEIIGLLGHLT from the coding sequence ATGACTATCGACGATCAACGCATTGACGCAATCCTTGTGATTTCTCGGCCAGAGCGTGCGACTGACCGCTCGCGAACGTCTATTCGCCTTGCTGTCGAATCTGCAGATGAGTTCGCCGACTCGTGCGTTGACTCATGCCACATTCTTTGCGGCCTACTTCGCGAGGGTCAGGGCGTTGCATCGCATATCCTCCGTCGACAATTCGATATGACCCTCGAATCGCTGGATGCGGCGATGGTTGCGCGGTCACGCATCGACAATCCAGACGAACTTGTCATCGCGCCCGACGTCAAGATCGTGATGGATTCAACGCTAGACTTTGCGACTCGACTCAATCACTCCTACTTTGGCACCGAACATTTGCTCGCCGGTGTAATTGCGTCTTCCACGCAGTCAGCCATGCTGCTCGAAACGCTCGGGCTGACCCACGACGCTATCGAACATGAAATAATTGGTTTACTCGGACATCTCACGTAG
- a CDS encoding VOC family protein, which produces MPTAPKCEFIPYLSISDASKAVDFYTRVFGVEPYLLLNMPDGRVMHCEFRIGEARFFISEELPEHGGTPSPARHDCTTVAIHLYVIDCDAMVETMANNGATVLMPPEDVFWGERFARVRDPFGHEWGITTQLREMTPDEIQAEAAKMFAAMKE; this is translated from the coding sequence ATGCCAACCGCGCCGAAATGCGAATTCATTCCATACCTGAGTATTTCCGACGCCTCAAAAGCCGTTGATTTCTACACGCGAGTGTTCGGGGTAGAACCCTATCTTCTGCTCAACATGCCGGACGGACGCGTGATGCACTGCGAATTCCGTATTGGAGAGGCACGATTCTTCATCAGCGAAGAACTTCCTGAGCATGGAGGCACGCCCAGTCCCGCACGACATGACTGCACAACAGTCGCGATACACCTTTACGTCATTGATTGCGACGCGATGGTTGAAACGATGGCAAACAATGGCGCCACTGTCTTGATGCCTCCAGAGGACGTTTTTTGGGGTGAGCGATTTGCTCGGGTGCGTGACCCGTTCGGGCACGAGTGGGGAATCACCACTCAACTTCGAGAGATGACTCCCGATGAAATTCAAGCGGAGGCCGCAAAGATGTTCGCTGCCATGAAAGAATAG
- a CDS encoding sigma 54-interacting transcriptional regulator: MISYLAVRTGPEKGRQFPLDPARPMHVGRGASCEIMLTDPVSSRFHAVVFYEDGNWHLRDTSSRNGTLVNGQKAESARLLDQSVITIGGTEMQLVEPDLDSHDDSMNTLAISKEMMQHGSWRFDLEHSENQQVVAEHVMDLYQLALHLLTGEQPDEVLITVLELLKDRTGADLVGLSVESGGGRLKWLRVVPVDSKCTTLVPKSMAKRVIQGNEALWMNDCNSDDTSVKSHKEWSDAIYIPVATDETIGVLCLYRREPSFKESDFDFAASAGRLLAIGLSRVVEHSQLVAENKRMASRTAECDELIGESPIMQRLKAKIARVGNANGSVLIRGESGTGKELVARAVHRASPQVKRPMLTVNCAAIPRDLIESQLFGHKKGSFTGADKDHIGWFEQAHTGTLFLDEIGELTLEGQAKLLRILEGHPFLPVGATEEVLVDVRVIAATNRDLAEFVREKQFREDLFYRLSVFELLVPPLRDRGDDLDMLIDHFLDHYRRENGRSTLEISNEARVMLREYPWPGNVRQLRNVIDSAVVMADDPTIERDDLGLRDAGLSRLDTLRIDLWEERLIRKALKRTEGSIPEAAKLLGISRATAYRKISDYNIDR; this comes from the coding sequence ATGATTTCCTATTTAGCAGTCCGAACGGGACCCGAGAAAGGGCGCCAGTTTCCACTTGATCCGGCGCGGCCCATGCACGTCGGTCGCGGGGCAAGTTGTGAAATCATGCTGACCGACCCGGTCAGTTCCCGTTTCCATGCCGTCGTCTTTTACGAAGATGGCAACTGGCACCTACGTGACACGAGCAGCCGCAACGGTACGCTCGTCAACGGACAAAAAGCCGAGAGCGCCCGACTGCTCGACCAATCCGTCATCACCATCGGCGGGACCGAAATGCAGTTGGTCGAACCCGACCTCGACTCGCACGACGATTCGATGAACACGCTCGCGATCTCGAAAGAGATGATGCAGCACGGTAGTTGGCGATTTGATCTGGAACATTCCGAAAACCAACAAGTCGTCGCCGAACACGTGATGGACTTGTACCAACTGGCACTGCATCTCCTCACCGGTGAACAACCTGACGAAGTTCTAATCACGGTCTTAGAACTACTCAAGGATCGCACCGGAGCCGATCTGGTGGGCCTATCCGTTGAGTCAGGCGGCGGACGTCTAAAATGGCTTCGCGTCGTACCCGTCGACAGCAAGTGCACGACGCTGGTTCCAAAATCAATGGCCAAGCGAGTCATCCAAGGCAACGAAGCGCTTTGGATGAACGATTGCAATAGCGATGACACGTCGGTGAAGTCGCACAAAGAATGGTCCGACGCCATTTATATTCCTGTCGCTACCGACGAAACGATTGGGGTGCTGTGTCTTTACCGACGCGAACCTTCGTTCAAAGAATCGGATTTCGATTTCGCTGCCTCGGCGGGTCGTCTGTTGGCGATCGGACTTTCACGAGTTGTCGAACACAGTCAACTTGTGGCCGAAAACAAACGCATGGCCTCGCGGACGGCGGAGTGCGATGAACTGATCGGCGAATCACCGATCATGCAAAGGCTTAAAGCGAAGATTGCACGAGTGGGAAACGCAAACGGTTCTGTATTGATCCGTGGCGAAAGCGGTACCGGCAAAGAACTCGTCGCCCGCGCCGTTCATCGCGCCAGCCCGCAAGTCAAACGACCCATGCTGACGGTCAACTGTGCCGCAATCCCTCGCGACCTGATCGAAAGCCAACTTTTCGGTCACAAGAAAGGGTCCTTCACCGGCGCCGATAAGGACCACATCGGTTGGTTCGAACAAGCACACACCGGAACACTGTTCCTTGATGAGATCGGCGAACTCACTCTCGAAGGACAAGCCAAACTGCTTCGGATCCTCGAAGGCCACCCGTTCTTGCCGGTCGGTGCGACCGAAGAAGTCCTCGTCGATGTCCGAGTGATTGCGGCAACCAATCGAGACCTCGCGGAATTTGTCCGCGAGAAACAGTTCCGCGAAGACCTCTTTTATCGTCTTAGTGTATTCGAGCTACTCGTGCCTCCGCTGCGCGATCGTGGTGACGATTTGGACATGCTGATCGATCACTTCCTCGACCACTACCGACGCGAAAATGGCCGCAGCACTCTCGAGATCTCAAACGAGGCCCGCGTCATGCTGCGGGAATATCCGTGGCCGGGTAACGTCCGACAACTCCGCAACGTTATCGATAGCGCTGTCGTTATGGCTGACGACCCCACCATCGAACGCGACGACCTCGGACTTCGCGATGCGGGGCTCAGTCGACTTGATACGCTGCGAATTGACCTGTGGGAAGAACGGCTAATTCGAAAGGCCCTCAAACGCACCGAAGGCAGCATTCCCGAAGCCGCCAAGTTACTCGGAATCAGTCGAGCGACGGCGTACCGCAAGATCTCTGACTACAACATCGATCGGTAA
- a CDS encoding IS110 family RNA-guided transposase, producing the protein MTCAIDLGKFNSVCCFFDPATQQHQFQVIATRRSHFEHLLTTRPDIDLVVMEACGPNGWISETCRARGMKTIVFSTNDEAWCWKNTKRKTDRDDVLKLAEMSLLRRLVPVHVPKPDIREQRAFIKYRKSVDKDINRLKNSIRSLFANRGIEIDTGERAWNTGPVHINSCRKPIEDCTRDELWRGQLDMQLSRLDDVTRKLESLEAKLDEFAAEHPNIVRLMTIPGVGRKTAEAIVAAIDDPHRFKNAKHLSSYLGLTPKQHQSGEIDRNGRISKRGSKLLRTMLLQCAWCSLRYNKWSKKTYDRITGGSKTRRKKAGIALARKLGVIAWAMMRDQTNWDASKLLPQDEAKDNGKLKIKRKPPKPPGPVHSDESSGVAHRKANLTMKPKRQTRTGNRSTRTGNRRTQTVQLK; encoded by the coding sequence GTGACATGCGCCATCGACCTTGGCAAGTTTAATAGTGTCTGCTGCTTCTTCGACCCGGCCACCCAGCAGCATCAGTTCCAGGTTATCGCCACTCGGCGCTCGCATTTCGAGCACCTGCTGACGACTCGGCCCGACATCGACCTGGTCGTCATGGAAGCTTGCGGACCGAACGGTTGGATCAGCGAAACTTGCCGGGCTCGTGGTATGAAGACCATTGTGTTCAGCACCAACGACGAAGCGTGGTGTTGGAAGAACACCAAGCGAAAAACCGATCGCGACGATGTCCTCAAGCTCGCCGAAATGTCCCTGCTGCGGCGACTCGTGCCGGTCCATGTGCCAAAGCCAGACATTCGCGAGCAACGAGCGTTCATCAAGTATCGCAAGAGTGTCGACAAGGACATCAACCGACTGAAAAACTCGATACGCAGCCTCTTCGCCAACCGTGGCATCGAGATCGACACCGGCGAGCGGGCCTGGAACACAGGACCGGTGCACATCAACTCGTGCCGCAAGCCGATCGAAGACTGCACGCGTGATGAGTTGTGGCGAGGCCAACTCGATATGCAGCTCTCACGTCTTGACGACGTGACCAGGAAGCTCGAATCACTCGAAGCAAAGCTCGACGAATTCGCCGCCGAGCATCCCAACATCGTGCGGCTGATGACGATCCCCGGTGTGGGTCGCAAGACCGCCGAAGCGATCGTCGCGGCCATCGACGATCCGCATCGCTTTAAGAACGCAAAGCATCTTTCCAGTTACCTCGGACTGACACCTAAACAACATCAGTCCGGTGAGATCGACCGCAACGGACGCATCAGCAAGCGAGGCAGCAAGCTGCTTCGCACGATGCTATTGCAGTGCGCTTGGTGCAGCCTCAGATACAACAAGTGGAGCAAGAAGACCTACGATCGAATCACCGGTGGCAGCAAGACACGTCGCAAGAAAGCCGGCATCGCGTTGGCGCGGAAGCTCGGCGTGATCGCTTGGGCGATGATGCGAGACCAGACCAACTGGGACGCCAGCAAGCTGCTGCCCCAAGACGAGGCCAAGGACAACGGCAAGTTGAAGATCAAACGCAAGCCACCCAAACCACCTGGCCCCGTGCACAGCGACGAGTCATCCGGCGTCGCGCACCGCAAAGCCAACTTAACGATGAAGCCCAAACGCCAAACCCGAACCGGCAACCGTAGCACCCGAACCGGCAACCGTCGCACCCAAACCGTTCAACTGAAATGA
- a CDS encoding integron integrase has translation MASKLFIKPGQMEQELKWATIWFRKLCGFHNQDPESDWQFTSADVIAFLQAKRDAGSPAWKRMAVIRGLIVYRRLVMHRPDDDLVPLQSKMEEIIMVERAREEGYDSIDDVVGLIDPKEQDAIQAFRRGLRKAGKALRTERAYVGKLKAFMAARGLTCLDDFQKITAADVESHLTDLAVDGNVAPSTQNGAFHALLSFFDLVLKRDMGRIEAIRANKGKMIPTVMSVREVTAVLGNLEGVHLVIAELLYGCGMRISEAIRLRIKDLDFENRRIEIHQSKGSKSRVVPMPEELVGSLGRYMETRRALHEHDLADGTASVWLPHALAKKYPSAHSDFRWQYLFASSRLSKDPRTGRFHRHHLHSDTFPQHLRVAVERAKLTKHVTSHTFRHCYATHLLWTGTDIRRIQILLGHSDVKTTMIYTHVDNRVGPVVVSPLDRLRVEESSSAYSGANC, from the coding sequence ATGGCATCCAAGTTGTTTATTAAGCCTGGGCAGATGGAACAGGAGTTGAAGTGGGCAACGATTTGGTTTCGCAAACTTTGTGGATTCCATAATCAAGATCCAGAGTCTGATTGGCAATTCACATCGGCCGATGTGATTGCGTTCCTGCAAGCCAAACGCGACGCGGGCTCTCCCGCTTGGAAACGCATGGCGGTGATCCGAGGCTTAATCGTTTACCGTCGTCTCGTGATGCATCGACCGGATGACGATCTTGTGCCGCTGCAGTCCAAGATGGAAGAGATCATCATGGTCGAACGGGCTCGTGAAGAGGGTTACGATTCGATCGATGACGTCGTAGGACTGATTGATCCGAAGGAACAAGACGCGATTCAAGCGTTCCGGCGCGGGTTGCGGAAAGCTGGCAAGGCGTTGCGAACTGAGCGAGCGTATGTTGGCAAGCTGAAAGCTTTCATGGCCGCTCGCGGTTTGACGTGTCTCGACGATTTTCAAAAGATTACGGCTGCGGACGTCGAGTCGCATTTGACGGATCTGGCGGTCGACGGCAATGTTGCCCCGTCGACCCAGAACGGGGCCTTTCATGCTTTATTGTCGTTCTTCGATTTAGTTCTGAAACGAGACATGGGTCGGATCGAGGCAATTCGAGCGAACAAAGGGAAGATGATCCCAACGGTGATGAGTGTTCGCGAGGTTACGGCGGTGCTAGGAAATTTGGAAGGAGTGCATCTTGTGATCGCGGAGCTGTTGTACGGATGCGGGATGCGAATCAGCGAGGCGATCCGCTTGCGTATCAAGGACTTGGACTTTGAGAATCGTCGAATCGAGATTCACCAGTCCAAAGGCAGTAAGAGTCGAGTGGTTCCAATGCCGGAAGAGTTAGTCGGCTCGTTAGGGCGTTACATGGAAACTCGCCGTGCGTTGCACGAGCACGATCTTGCTGATGGAACGGCATCGGTTTGGTTGCCGCACGCATTGGCGAAGAAGTATCCGTCGGCCCATTCGGATTTTCGTTGGCAGTACTTGTTTGCTTCTTCGCGTTTATCGAAAGATCCGCGGACAGGCAGGTTTCATCGCCACCACTTGCATTCCGACACGTTTCCGCAGCATCTACGCGTCGCGGTTGAGCGAGCAAAATTAACCAAGCATGTCACCAGCCACACGTTTCGCCATTGTTACGCAACGCACTTATTGTGGACGGGGACCGACATCCGACGAATCCAAATCCTGCTCGGCCATAGCGACGTCAAGACAACGATGATCTATACGCACGTTGATAACCGAGTCGGACCGGTGGTGGTGAGTCCGTTGGATCGGTTGCGGGTCGAGGAGTCTAGCAGTGCTTATTCAGGTGCAAATTGCTAA
- a CDS encoding type III polyketide synthase, whose translation MSQLGNPEHLKPELLVPAHRPDPIQKPRPAEEHSGRTGVAANHPSQGASASQDASSGQTANGQTAKAEQASSTSTAGATATMLGIGTAVPVHRVASNVSFKLAKELSCSTAIQSRKVAALYRRTGIEHRGSVLLDCNPAEEIVNDFYPPATSPEDRGPGTKQRSDRYADEAPRLAIESSKKALADAKMDASEITHLVTISCTGFSAPGIDVALIDDLGLPATTQRVQVGFMGCHAAINGLRVAQGLVAANPEAKVLMCSVELCTLHYQYGYDPDRIVSGALFADGSAAVVLQASTPDASTLLGDVAASGSYLVPDSRDAMTWRIGDSGFEMTLSARVPGLIESDLKAFLVDWLAKHGETIDSIEGWAVHPGGSRILTAVEKAIDLPKDALAVSRSVLSDHGNMSSATMLFILQRFAKAGKPKPWLMLGFGPGLEIEVTLIR comes from the coding sequence ATGAGCCAATTAGGCAATCCAGAGCACCTGAAACCCGAACTTCTCGTGCCCGCCCATCGTCCTGACCCTATTCAAAAGCCTCGACCCGCCGAAGAGCATTCGGGTCGAACGGGCGTAGCGGCCAACCATCCAAGCCAAGGGGCGTCGGCGAGCCAAGACGCGTCTTCTGGGCAAACGGCAAATGGGCAAACGGCAAAAGCAGAGCAAGCGAGTTCAACTTCAACGGCTGGGGCTACGGCGACCATGCTGGGCATTGGAACCGCAGTTCCGGTGCATCGTGTGGCTAGCAACGTGAGCTTTAAACTCGCCAAAGAGCTATCGTGTTCGACCGCGATTCAGTCGAGGAAGGTCGCAGCACTGTATCGACGAACGGGCATCGAGCATCGCGGGAGCGTGTTGCTTGATTGCAACCCAGCGGAGGAGATCGTAAACGACTTTTACCCTCCGGCGACGTCACCCGAAGACCGTGGTCCAGGGACGAAGCAACGCAGCGACCGCTATGCCGACGAAGCGCCGCGGTTGGCAATTGAATCATCGAAGAAGGCATTGGCCGATGCGAAGATGGATGCTTCGGAAATCACCCACTTAGTAACGATCTCTTGCACCGGATTCAGTGCTCCGGGAATCGACGTCGCACTGATTGACGATCTTGGATTGCCCGCGACGACGCAGCGAGTTCAGGTCGGTTTCATGGGATGTCACGCGGCGATCAATGGACTGCGAGTGGCGCAGGGGCTTGTCGCGGCGAATCCCGAGGCGAAGGTGTTGATGTGCAGTGTTGAACTATGCACTCTGCATTACCAGTACGGTTACGATCCCGATCGCATCGTCAGCGGTGCCTTGTTTGCCGATGGATCAGCGGCGGTGGTTTTGCAGGCAAGCACGCCGGACGCATCGACGCTGTTGGGCGACGTTGCGGCCAGTGGTTCTTACTTGGTTCCCGATAGCCGCGATGCAATGACATGGCGAATCGGCGACAGCGGGTTTGAGATGACGTTGTCGGCGCGAGTTCCAGGACTCATCGAATCTGACTTGAAGGCATTCCTAGTGGACTGGCTCGCCAAGCACGGCGAGACGATTGATTCCATTGAGGGTTGGGCTGTTCACCCCGGCGGCAGTCGCATTTTGACTGCGGTTGAAAAGGCGATCGATTTGCCCAAAGACGCCTTGGCGGTGTCTCGTAGCGTGCTTTCAGATCACGGCAACATGTCGTCGGCCACGATGCTGTTTATCTTGCAGCGATTCGCGAAGGCTGGCAAACCAAAGCCATGGTTGATGCTCGGCTTTGGTCCAGGGCTAGAAATCGAAGTGACGCTGATTCGCTAG
- a CDS encoding nucleoside hydrolase, giving the protein MPNRIQFFRRSAAVLSAFGLIASLLSGFATAQDGSTRVTSTARESSIAPLDGPVLVGKPVTFELTGNPSNPHWYFNDAFTAEGTSVTHTFEQPGVYRVVMGSKEGNQFNEHSCAIVRVHTPETLHLPQVLLDTDARNEVDDQHYIAYGLFSKLDVLGINSVHHGPHRINHFGDAQEPINYGEILYIIELSRISGLLTHRTENQMPKVFHGAKVPLLVPATGMWADTQPIQCEASEAILAAARGASPDNPVWVLPVGPCTNIASAILLARLEGLDLKSRIKIIWLGGGPERVDDKSFNGGSDPWSVYVTAQSGLDFWIILENPTGASITMDKRAESGLYPDNRLGQYLEAITPAHEKSLYDVATISMVIGNHLGKPWLTSVEPSVVLGPDEQYRWKRGDSPTSVHIVRDIDQEAMKTDFFNTLNGKPTTVH; this is encoded by the coding sequence ATGCCAAACCGAATACAGTTTTTTCGCCGCTCGGCCGCTGTCTTGTCGGCCTTCGGCCTGATCGCCAGCCTGCTGTCTGGCTTCGCCACCGCGCAAGACGGGTCCACCCGGGTGACATCCACCGCGCGTGAGTCGTCGATCGCTCCACTCGATGGCCCAGTACTGGTTGGCAAGCCGGTGACGTTCGAACTTACTGGCAATCCGAGCAACCCACACTGGTATTTCAACGACGCGTTCACTGCTGAAGGCACTTCGGTCACCCACACTTTCGAGCAACCGGGTGTTTACCGCGTTGTCATGGGATCCAAGGAGGGCAACCAATTCAACGAGCACTCCTGTGCCATCGTGCGGGTTCACACACCGGAAACACTGCACCTGCCGCAGGTCCTGCTCGACACCGACGCACGCAACGAAGTCGATGACCAGCACTACATCGCCTACGGCCTGTTCAGCAAACTGGACGTGTTGGGCATCAACAGCGTCCATCACGGTCCACACCGCATCAATCACTTTGGCGATGCTCAGGAGCCGATCAACTATGGCGAGATTCTCTACATCATCGAGCTCAGTCGCATCAGCGGACTGTTGACACATCGAACCGAGAATCAGATGCCCAAGGTGTTCCACGGTGCCAAAGTGCCGTTGTTGGTTCCCGCCACTGGCATGTGGGCGGACACGCAACCTATCCAATGCGAAGCCAGTGAAGCGATTCTGGCGGCGGCTCGCGGCGCTTCGCCCGACAATCCTGTGTGGGTCCTGCCGGTCGGGCCATGCACCAACATTGCCAGCGCGATTCTTCTGGCACGTCTAGAAGGCTTGGACCTAAAGAGCCGAATCAAAATCATTTGGTTGGGCGGCGGACCCGAACGGGTCGATGACAAGAGCTTCAACGGAGGTAGCGACCCGTGGTCGGTCTATGTGACCGCGCAGAGCGGCCTCGATTTTTGGATCATCCTAGAAAACCCTACGGGGGCCAGCATCACTATGGACAAACGCGCCGAGTCGGGCCTCTATCCCGATAACCGACTGGGCCAATACCTGGAAGCGATCACGCCTGCTCACGAAAAATCCCTCTACGACGTGGCGACGATCTCGATGGTCATCGGCAACCACCTGGGGAAGCCTTGGCTGACATCGGTCGAGCCTTCCGTAGTGCTCGGTCCGGATGAGCAGTACCGATGGAAGCGGGGC
- a CDS encoding DUF1214 domain-containing protein — MKKHKIHVLVMRNAMLFFLTASPQLALAQAYAPLGQPSEEPVGGQPPTGANRSIEDFDYQLKYQRAFETAVWSMPAVVIYRMRDWAFEELGAENNTIFSYSETAGPNLEVATSNSSTPYIGGYTDLKNGPVLLEVPASGADGTLYGQVVDARQFTIADIGPSGMDKGQASKYLFTPPGYTGEVPEDHLHVASPNYRIAFAFRSVVLPGKTQRDAFDYAHRLKMYYLSEAADPPEQKFIDPSHDRYAGLPRYDERYFDDVYQIFSVEPVREEDKVMMGMLASLGIQQGKPYTPDETAKRAMRQATIDVWYHIQDYFDNLPADRLYWPDRHYTSLLMSDERRRFEYNYPDRIDTIPRAAQFAWCTYVPVQMSDSPATQYLVSMADKNGSQLDAGKTYKVDVPKDVPVKQFWALTVYDRATFSFIYTPDRRTTLSSYDLSKMKSNSDGSVSIFVGPKAPAGMESNWINTAGKRPMPMFRFYSPEKALNDKTFKMPDFEVIDP, encoded by the coding sequence ATGAAGAAGCACAAAATCCATGTCTTGGTCATGCGAAACGCCATGTTGTTTTTCCTGACCGCCTCTCCGCAACTGGCACTGGCTCAAGCCTACGCTCCCTTGGGCCAGCCATCCGAAGAACCAGTTGGCGGTCAGCCTCCAACCGGAGCGAATCGCTCGATAGAGGACTTCGACTATCAGCTCAAATACCAACGTGCCTTCGAAACAGCGGTTTGGTCGATGCCTGCTGTGGTCATCTATCGCATGCGGGATTGGGCGTTCGAGGAACTTGGCGCGGAGAACAACACGATCTTTTCCTATTCTGAAACCGCTGGTCCCAACCTTGAAGTTGCCACGAGCAATAGCAGCACACCTTATATCGGTGGCTACACCGACCTAAAAAACGGACCGGTCTTGCTGGAGGTTCCGGCGTCGGGGGCGGATGGCACCCTTTACGGTCAGGTAGTTGATGCCCGGCAGTTCACCATTGCTGACATCGGCCCCTCCGGTATGGATAAGGGCCAAGCGTCCAAATACCTGTTCACTCCGCCGGGCTACACAGGCGAAGTCCCTGAGGATCACCTCCATGTGGCCTCGCCTAATTACCGCATTGCCTTCGCATTCCGCTCGGTGGTGTTGCCTGGTAAGACCCAGAGGGACGCTTTCGACTACGCGCACCGTTTGAAAATGTATTACCTGTCAGAGGCAGCCGACCCACCGGAACAGAAATTCATCGACCCATCGCACGACCGTTACGCGGGACTGCCCCGTTATGACGAGCGCTATTTCGATGACGTCTATCAAATCTTCAGCGTCGAGCCGGTGCGGGAAGAGGACAAGGTCATGATGGGCATGCTCGCGTCGCTGGGAATCCAACAGGGCAAGCCCTATACCCCCGACGAAACGGCGAAGCGCGCCATGCGGCAGGCGACGATCGACGTGTGGTATCATATTCAAGACTATTTCGACAACCTGCCCGCTGATCGTCTTTACTGGCCCGATCGGCACTACACGTCGCTGCTCATGAGCGACGAAAGGCGCCGTTTCGAATACAACTACCCTGACAGGATCGACACGATACCGCGTGCCGCGCAGTTCGCATGGTGCACCTATGTCCCCGTCCAGATGAGCGATTCGCCCGCAACGCAATACCTTGTTTCCATGGCCGACAAAAACGGCAGTCAACTCGATGCGGGCAAAACCTACAAAGTTGACGTGCCCAAAGACGTCCCGGTGAAACAGTTTTGGGCGTTGACCGTCTACGACCGGGCGACCTTCAGCTTTATCTACACCCCGGACCGCAGAACGACGCTATCCTCGTATGACTTGTCAAAGATGAAGTCGAATTCGGATGGCTCCGTGTCCATCTTCGTGGGTCCCAAGGCACCTGCAGGAATGGAATCGAATTGGATCAATACCGCCGGAAAGCGGCCCATGCCCATGTTCCGTTTCTACAGCCCAGAAAAAGCCCTTAACGACAAGACGTTCAAAATGCCAGACTTCGAAGTGATTGATCCCTGA
- a CDS encoding glycosyltransferase, translating into MKAILSAPGSRGDVNPMIAIGAELRRRGWDVVISLAQPYAHLATEAGLIPEPVITKSRFDELLANGNVWKPIRGARTMIGEVAAEFLDLHLEVINRNHLDGETVLVSHPLDLASRIFREVHPHTPLVDVHLAPSMLRTYDDPPRMSPFWWEVTRPSWLVKFAYRMVDAVAVDPVIKPIVNKTRSTYGLNPVSRIINDWWLSPDLILAMYPRWFAPATESFEPRLVHCGFPLQDIDVSDAALPESHSESHSKSQPRSHRPIVFTAGTAHRHTRPFFDRAIEVCQRLQHPGLLVSTHAENFPTDLPDLVSTSSYVSFAKLFPTASVVVHHGGAGTTSQCLASGVPQVIRPMAFDQFDHATRIESLGVGKWLRNDRKLTETIGSLLNDKATLARCREIATRVQGDTPITNAANRIERLIK; encoded by the coding sequence GTGAAGGCGATCCTTTCGGCTCCCGGTTCCCGCGGAGACGTCAACCCGATGATCGCCATCGGAGCAGAATTGCGTCGCCGAGGCTGGGACGTCGTCATCTCGCTCGCACAACCCTACGCTCACCTTGCCACCGAGGCGGGATTGATCCCCGAGCCCGTGATCACCAAATCGCGGTTCGATGAACTGCTTGCTAACGGAAACGTATGGAAACCAATCCGTGGCGCAAGAACAATGATCGGCGAAGTCGCAGCCGAGTTCCTAGACCTGCACCTCGAAGTGATCAACCGGAATCATCTCGACGGCGAAACGGTGCTGGTCTCACATCCTCTCGATCTGGCTTCGCGGATCTTTCGCGAAGTTCATCCTCATACACCGCTCGTTGATGTTCATCTTGCGCCGTCCATGTTGCGAACCTATGACGATCCACCTCGCATGTCGCCGTTCTGGTGGGAAGTGACTCGCCCTAGCTGGCTCGTTAAATTCGCTTACCGAATGGTGGATGCGGTTGCAGTCGATCCAGTGATCAAGCCTATCGTCAACAAGACACGGTCCACCTACGGCTTGAATCCCGTGTCTCGAATCATCAACGATTGGTGGTTGTCGCCGGACCTCATTCTTGCGATGTACCCCCGCTGGTTCGCACCCGCGACTGAATCGTTTGAACCGCGGTTAGTGCATTGCGGCTTCCCTCTTCAGGACATCGATGTATCTGACGCCGCACTACCAGAATCGCACTCAGAATCGCACTCGAAATCGCAACCAAGATCACACCGTCCCATCGTTTTCACCGCCGGCACGGCCCACCGGCATACGCGACCGTTCTTCGATCGAGCAATCGAGGTTTGCCAACGACTACAACATCCGGGCTTGCTGGTTTCCACGCACGCCGAAAACTTCCCCACGGACCTTCCTGATCTTGTCTCTACCTCCTCGTACGTCTCCTTCGCCAAACTCTTCCCCACCGCCAGCGTCGTGGTGCATCATGGCGGTGCTGGCACCACTTCACAGTGCCTCGCTTCGGGAGTTCCACAAGTAATACGACCGATGGCGTTCGACCAATTCGATCACGCAACTAGGATCGAATCTCTTGGTGTAGGCAAGTGGCTTCGGAATGATCGTAAGCTCACCGAAACGATCGGTTCGCTACTAAACGATAAAGCGACTCTGGCTCGCTGCCGTGAAATTGCAACTCGGGTTCAAGGCGATACACCGATCACAAACGCAGCCAATCGGATCGAGCGCCTGATCAAATAA